The Streptomyces sp. HSG2 genome has a segment encoding these proteins:
- the vioD gene encoding capreomycidine synthase, producing MHSISTLRREEPPVLEEWYRRHLAPGVHDISSSGVHPYTFAETRELCGIPVADLDAIVMDDSVSQGGVGIRRAIADRYAGGDADRVMVTHGSSEAIALTLSTLLRPGDRVVVQEGVYHSLGHYPRAAGCRIAELPAAAVRDGEIDPGALDEIITPGTAAVVVNFPHNPTGVTLSPSGLAALTERTASTGATLVWDGATAEIAHRWEALPDPAADSGGAVSYGTFSKTFGLPGLRVGWVVAPRELITATFPMRDRTTLFLSPLVELVAERAMRHADDLIAPRAAEARRNLAHLASWMAEHEDLVRWTPPQGGVCALPVFRELERERAAPEAVERLCLELLDRHRTLLVPGTAFGAPHGARIGFGGPEESFLAGLAGLSRFLREREATR from the coding sequence TCGCCGAGACACGGGAACTGTGCGGCATCCCGGTCGCCGACCTCGACGCGATCGTCATGGACGACAGCGTCTCCCAAGGAGGGGTGGGCATCCGGCGGGCGATCGCCGACCGCTACGCCGGAGGCGATGCCGACCGTGTGATGGTCACCCACGGCTCCAGCGAAGCCATCGCGCTGACCCTGAGCACTCTGCTGCGCCCGGGCGACCGGGTGGTCGTCCAGGAGGGCGTCTACCACTCGCTCGGGCACTACCCGAGGGCGGCCGGTTGCCGGATCGCCGAACTGCCCGCGGCTGCCGTGCGCGACGGCGAGATCGACCCCGGCGCACTGGACGAGATCATCACCCCCGGCACCGCCGCCGTCGTCGTCAACTTCCCGCACAACCCCACCGGGGTCACGCTGTCCCCCAGCGGACTGGCGGCGCTGACCGAGCGCACGGCCTCCACCGGAGCGACGCTCGTCTGGGACGGCGCCACCGCCGAGATCGCCCACCGCTGGGAGGCGCTCCCCGATCCCGCCGCCGACAGTGGCGGCGCGGTGTCGTACGGCACCTTCTCCAAGACCTTCGGCCTGCCCGGCCTTCGGGTCGGCTGGGTCGTCGCGCCCCGAGAACTGATCACCGCCACCTTCCCGATGAGGGATCGGACCACGCTCTTCCTCTCGCCACTCGTCGAACTCGTCGCCGAACGGGCCATGCGCCACGCCGACGATCTGATCGCTCCCCGGGCGGCCGAGGCCCGGCGCAACCTCGCACATCTGGCCTCGTGGATGGCCGAACACGAGGACCTGGTCCGCTGGACCCCGCCACAGGGAGGGGTGTGCGCGCTGCCCGTCTTCCGTGAGCTGGAGCGGGAGCGGGCGGCGCCCGAGGCCGTGGAACGACTCTGCCTGGAACTCCTCGACCGCCACCGCACCCTGCTGGTGCCGGGGACCGCCTTCGGCGCGCCCCACGGGGCCCGAATCGGATTCGGCGGGCCGGAGGAGAGTTTCCTGGCCGGCCTCGCCGGGCTGTCGCGGTTCCTGCGGGAACGGGAGGCGACCCGGTGA